The following proteins are co-located in the Pomacea canaliculata isolate SZHN2017 linkage group LG10, ASM307304v1, whole genome shotgun sequence genome:
- the LOC112573584 gene encoding LOW QUALITY PROTEIN: exportin-4-like (The sequence of the model RefSeq protein was modified relative to this genomic sequence to represent the inferred CDS: inserted 1 base in 1 codon), whose amino-acid sequence MADTWMQELEQASRIVLAPPNMVTSEQRHAAENVILDFRKKKMPYSVCRFILENSSVDYVLFQAATTIKEAVVREWSLLNAQDIESLRSFLVRFVTRNVTLQSYVREQILQTVAVILKCGTLDASVTSCDCLFQDVTELIGSGNVTMQLVACSMLSALLNEYSSSVRTSSVGFTWDFHIKCKQTFEQNNLKRVFSFSLQVLDEIETATDPLSREVTAVLNRVLSIAEQVLSWEFTPRSIHHRNHSSFTSNGQSVSLRPSEAWRDVLLSDATLPLFFRIHKKVRYNTEMAQHSLICLSQLASLNGLIFSDDKARIRYLTMFVDGFLKLLSDIELHVYEKLGIALTFKNMMMMFPLRCFAAIPESLLQTAVSYLSGLTCNMGQTAAQEEGMQSGETLHMEAYEKLLDTWLSLIADTDHLPPALLQPHAIQIFNSYMTCHLGTPYGNRPKNVLDEEDIVELEEDDREKFTDQLCCVGXLARVVPAETLPLMASVLDDLVKRYHGHLHQMQQKREARKSESPDDMSTLNSLQEDLHWTLLVTAHILTEGTDGETPLIPASVMEYSIAQAKSVDLQLTLQLLMASAQPFGATSDHQASADKVICLISSILHLCEVETRAMDAKLSFCLSPQVAATAMWALTRWAAAYLLPNENYYAQMSETFSSAFGQDSDSGRWIVDFLLQKIAFNLQIWNGEPQVMADSLQLFVTMVDNKTRAQFVSESQHIMRLAQLAADKRGAVGLLSSSSQRLLTKSLVLAGSGMKDGNRQEEFWKYVLQTTRDSFYHIVNAEGFTTHGFSSTKKEELSQLLDSMIGMAQGTRVDICEHIFAFMHPLLVDAVKLLEVYHNYEEMVLLILELFSEVVQHHLCYLGETSSKKLCDVSLSVIQTYSKFNLGRKCRATEDEEDARFSNISIVMDLLMNLLAKDFIDFGPVDEAGMPQNGGQLEAAEVVLYGLEIVVPLMSSELLKFPSLCLQYFKLITFLAEIHPEKFCQLPPGLFENIVASIKLGLTSFGPDITKLCMESLGCLAAYVFQEGSSADQMQQVLAHFLEMVFHLLLLESFDMSLMDTASTTFFCLICCNQDVYRQLVNKLLEQDHLATCQQQLLEAFMALTPASLPLAITRNSKVMFRQNFDHFLSKVRGFLCVR is encoded by the exons ATGGCGGACACGTGGATGCAAGAGTTAGAACAAGCGTCCCGAATAGTTTTGGCGCCTCCTAATATGGTGACATCTGAACAAAGACATGCTGCTGAAAATGTCATACTTGACtttaggaaaaagaaaatgccgTATAGTGTGTGTCGCTTTATACTAGAAAACAGTTCTGTGGATTATGTTCTTTTCCAAGCTGCTACGACAATCAAAGAGGCAGTCGTACGAGAGTGGTCATTACTAAACGCACAGGACATTGAGTCCTTGCGGTCGTTCCTCGTCAGATTTGTGACACGAAACGTCACCCTACAGAGTTACGTACGAGAACAGATACTTCAAACGGTGGCTGTCATTCTGAAATGTGGCACTCTGGACGCATCAGTTACAAGCTGTGATTGTCTCTTTCAAGATGTCACCGAACTGATAGGGAGTGGTAATGTGACCATGCAGCTTGTTGCCTGCTCGATGTTGTCTGCTTTGCTGAACGAATACTCCAGTTCCGTGCGCACAAGCAGCGTGGGCTTCACGTGGGATTTTCATAtcaagtgtaaacaaacattcgAGCAGAACAATCTAAAGCGcgtgttttcattttcattgcaaGTTCTGGATGAAATTGAAACTGCAACCGATCCGCTGAGCCGAGAAGTAACAGCAGTCTTAAATCGAGTTCTATCCATCGCAGAGCAAGTGCTGTCGTGGGAATTCACCCCTCGTTCCATACACCACAGGAATCACTCATCATTCACAAGTAACGGTCAGAGTGTTTCACTTCGTCCAAGTGAGGCATGGAGAGATGTCCTTCTCAGCGATGCCACCCTTCCGCTTTTTTTCAGAATTCACAAGAAGGTCCGATATAACACTGAGATGGCTCAGCATTCCCTGATTTGTCTATCTCAGCTAGCCTCCTTAAATGGGCttattttttctgatgacaAGGCACGAATACGATACTTGACAAtgtttgttgatggttttctgaAACTATTGAGTGATATTGAGTTACATGTTTATGAGAAACTTGGCATAGCCCTAACATTCaagaacatgatgatgatgttccCATTAAGGTGTTTTGCTGCCATTCCAGAATCACTTCTGCAGACAGCTGTGAGTTATTTATCAGGGTTAACCTGTAACATGGGACAGACTGCTGCTCAGGAGGAGGGCATGCAGTCTGGAGAAACCCTTCACATGGAAGCATATGAGAAACTGCTAGACACCTGGTTGTCACTCATAGCTGACACTGACCACCTCCCCCCTGCATTATTGCAGCCTCATGCAATCCAAATTTTCAACTCTTACATGACATGTCATTTGGGTACCCCTTATGGCAACCGTCCTAAAAATGTCCTGGATGAAGAAGATATTGTGGAGCTAGAAGAAGATGACAGGGAGAAGTTCACTGACCAGCTGTGCTGTGTGG CTTTGGCTCGGGTGGTGCCAGCAGAAACACTGCCACTAATGGCCTCAGTTCTAGATGACCTTGTCAAACGATACCACGGACATTTGCATCAGATGCAGCAGAAACGAGAAGCAAGAAAATCGGAATCTCCTGATGACATGTCAACTTTAAACTCCTTACAGGAAGATCTGCATTGGACGCTTTTGGTAACTGCTCATATTCTCACAG AGGGCACTGATGGTGAGACACCACTGATTCCTGCTAGCGTGATGGAATATTCTATTGCACAGGCCAAATCAGTGGATCTGCAGCTCACCCTGCAACTGCTCATGGCCTCTGCCCAGCCATTTGGTGCTACATCAGATCATCAGGCTTCTGCTGACAAAGTTATCTGTCTCATTTCTAGCATCCTTCATCTTTGTGAAGTGGAAACACGGGCAATGGATGCTAAACTTTCATTTTGTCTTAGTCCCCAAGTTGCTGCCACGGCCATGTGGGCTCTGACACGATGGGCTGCAGCATACCTGCTGCCCAATGAAAACTATTATGCCCAAATGAGTGAAACCTTCAGTTCCGCCTTTGGGCAGGACTCAGATAGTGGTCGTTGGATTGTGGACTTCCTTCTGCAGAAGATTGCCTTTAATTTGCAAATCTGGAATGGTGAACCACAGGTCATGGCTGATTCACTGCAATTGTTTGTCACGATGGTTGACAACAAGACACGTGCCCAATTTGTGTCTGAGAGTCAGCATATCATGAGATTGGCGCAACTGGCAGCTGATAAACGTGGTGCTGTGGGGCtactgtcatcgtcatcacagcGACTGTTAACAAAATCTCTGGTGCTTGCTGGGTCAGGAATGAAAGATGGCAACCGTCAGGAGGAATTCTGGAAGTATGTGTTGCAGACAACTAGGGACTCTTTTTACCACATCGTCAATGCCGAGGGATTCACAACCCATGGTTTTTCTAGCACCAAGAAGGAAGAGCTGAGCCAGCTGCTAGATAGCATGATTGGGATGGCTCAAGGCACTCGAGTGGACATCTGCGAGCATATTTTTGCCTTCATGCATCCACTACTAGTAGATGCAGTTAAACTGTTGGAAGTTTACCATAATTATGAAGAGATGGTTCTTCTCATTCTGGAGCTGTTTTCTGAAGTTGTACAGCATCACCTGTGCTACCTTGGAGAGACCAGCTCCAAGaagctgtgtgacgtcagcctcTCTGTCATTCAGACTTACTCTAAGTTCAATCTGGGTAGAAAATGCAGGGCCACTGAGGACGAGGAGGATGCTCGCTTCAGCAATATAAGCATTGTTATGGACCTGCTTATGAACTTACTAGCGAAGGATTTCATTGACTTTGGGCCAGTGGATGAGGCAGGGATGCCTCAAAATGGAGGACAGCTGGAGGCTGCTGAAGTGGTTCTCTATGGTCTGGAGATTGTTGTGCCCCTCATGAGCTCTGAGCTCCTCAAGTTTCCCTCGCTCTGTCTACAGTACTTCAAGCTTATCACTTTCCTAGCAGAAATCCATCCTGAGAAGTTCTGCCAGCTGCCTCCAGGGttgtttgaaaacattgttgCTTCCATTAAGCTAGGTCTTACATCATTCGGGCCAGACATTACCAAACTGTGCATGGAGAGCCTGGGCTGCTTGGCAGCCTACGTTTTCCAGGAAGGGTCCTCAGCAGATCAAATGCAGCAGGTCCTGGCTCACTTTCTGGAGATGGTGTTCCACCTTCTTCTGCTGGAGAGCTTTGACATGAGTCTGATGGACACCGCCAGCACTACCTTTTTCTGCCTTATCTGCTGCAACCAGGATGTCTATCGTCAGTTGGTCAACAAACTTCTGGAGCAGGATCACCTCGCAACctgtcagcagcagctgctaGAGGCCTTTATGGCTCTGACTCCAGCCAGCCTTCCGCTGGCCATCACCCGTAACAGTAAGGTCATGTTCCGACAGAATTTTGATCATTTCCTGTCTAAAGTCCGTGGCTTTCTTTGTGTCAGATAA